A single genomic interval of bacterium harbors:
- a CDS encoding IS110 family transposase — protein sequence MNTNWVGVDTHKETLACYKDGKFKEFKTNQKGFDAAMVWAGNDSIWAIEGAYCFGKPFTAHLIRNGCEVYEVNPLLTSSWRRTIAISNAKNDFGDAKVISLFADKANLQKISFETIQLKEKITARDHFVKDRTRAINAVKMLFSARGENLPLKDLTTLKAGKWLSEHDDLIIKHYGKALRDFTQAINELEKEIEKNLPEKVKKLKQLTGIADLSAAIIYTETKGKLISPEALASYAGIAPVDKSSGKTVRHRNNKAGNRKLNSIFYRLSILQSIYDEKGKAYFEKKLSEGKTKRHARKCLARQLVRIVFNILNS from the coding sequence ATGAACACAAATTGGGTTGGCGTAGACACTCACAAAGAAACTTTAGCTTGTTACAAAGACGGCAAGTTCAAAGAATTTAAAACAAATCAAAAAGGCTTCGATGCTGCAATGGTATGGGCAGGAAATGACTCTATATGGGCAATTGAAGGGGCTTATTGTTTTGGTAAACCTTTTACCGCACATTTGATCAGAAACGGTTGCGAAGTTTATGAAGTTAATCCTCTTTTAACTTCAAGCTGGCGTAGGACAATTGCTATCAGCAATGCTAAAAACGATTTCGGTGATGCTAAGGTTATCTCATTATTTGCTGACAAGGCCAATCTTCAAAAAATTTCATTTGAGACTATTCAATTAAAAGAAAAAATTACAGCGAGAGATCATTTTGTAAAAGACAGAACAAGAGCCATAAATGCAGTCAAAATGCTTTTTTCAGCAAGAGGTGAAAATCTACCTTTAAAAGATTTAACGACATTAAAAGCAGGAAAATGGCTGTCAGAACACGATGATTTAATAATTAAGCATTATGGAAAAGCTTTGAGGGATTTTACTCAAGCAATTAATGAACTTGAAAAAGAAATTGAAAAGAATTTACCCGAAAAAGTCAAAAAATTGAAACAATTAACAGGTATTGCAGATTTATCGGCAGCAATTATTTATACAGAGACAAAAGGGAAGCTTATTTCACCTGAAGCATTAGCTAGTTATGCAGGGATTGCACCAGTTGATAAATCAAGTGGCAAGACTGTTAGACATAGGAATAACAAAGCAGGAAACCGAAAATTAAATTCCATTTTTTACAGATTAAGTATTCTTCAATCAATTTATGATGAAAAAGGTAAAGCCTATTTTGAAAAAAAACTCTCTGAGGGAAAAACAAAACGTCACGCCCGTAAATGCCTTGCAAGGCAGCTGGTTAGGATTGTTTTTAATATATTAAACTCTTAA
- a CDS encoding Mor transcription activator family protein: protein MKAWLEDLSNIEMPNEEIQHLAELYGIEFAVKLMQDFSGVLINVPKKGLIKIRNQYICKKYDGSKISRTKLAFEFDLTEGYIKQLVSTNRTKYKAA, encoded by the coding sequence ATGAAAGCGTGGCTTGAGGATTTGTCAAATATTGAGATGCCTAATGAGGAGATTCAACACCTTGCAGAATTATACGGTATAGAATTTGCCGTTAAGTTGATGCAGGATTTCTCAGGAGTTTTAATAAATGTTCCCAAAAAAGGGCTGATAAAAATCAGAAATCAATATATCTGTAAAAAATATGACGGCTCTAAAATCAGCAGAACCAAATTGGCTTTTGAGTTTGACCTTACAGAAGGTTATATCAAACAACTGGTTTCAACAAACAGGACAAAATATAAAGCTGCGTGA
- a CDS encoding tyrosine-type recombinase/integrase: MIQDRILKIMKGLNTFSQDDIIIMADVDEIEADEILAEFIKEEKIIPIDKNKFKYQPAQKSLTFRLVEKQKIQLVKDNNITFRQAAEYFLTNYAQENLTPSTYKTYRSLINSNLIPFFWKMELKNITQYNLKEFIELKSKQGMTNKRLNSHVTLFGNMFNKFKEWGFVSESPYNGIINVKFEKKCSIQILNVSEVQTFLKTAKTSYPYLYLPALMILSTGIRKAELLALKKEDIDLTNRKININKTLCEKGLLFPKVRTVIRQVNIPENLVLKLYQVIKNKQQDDFVFYDTSLSWFTQDKRIRIEFAMLVKQLKFPRITFNELRHTYAYSALQDGMSVDSLHKQLGDYLLQATMDKYGDFIKN; encoded by the coding sequence ATGATTCAAGACAGAATTTTAAAAATAATGAAGGGATTAAACACATTCTCGCAGGATGATATTATCATTATGGCTGACGTTGATGAAATTGAAGCGGATGAAATACTCGCAGAATTTATCAAAGAAGAAAAAATTATTCCCATTGATAAAAACAAATTTAAATATCAACCGGCTCAAAAAAGTTTAACTTTTAGACTTGTTGAAAAACAAAAAATACAATTAGTTAAAGATAATAATATTACTTTCAGACAAGCGGCAGAATACTTTTTAACAAACTATGCACAAGAAAATCTTACTCCGTCAACTTATAAAACATACAGAAGCTTGATTAACAGTAATTTGATTCCGTTCTTTTGGAAAATGGAACTTAAAAATATTACTCAATATAATCTTAAGGAATTTATCGAGCTTAAATCAAAACAAGGGATGACAAATAAACGATTGAACAGCCATGTAACCCTCTTCGGAAATATGTTTAATAAATTTAAAGAATGGGGATTCGTATCAGAAAGTCCTTATAACGGAATTATTAATGTAAAATTTGAAAAAAAATGCAGTATTCAAATATTAAACGTATCAGAAGTTCAAACTTTTTTAAAAACAGCTAAAACCTCTTATCCTTATCTTTATTTGCCTGCCTTAATGATATTATCAACGGGTATAAGAAAAGCAGAACTGTTAGCCCTGAAAAAAGAAGATATAGATTTAACAAACAGAAAAATTAATATTAATAAAACTCTATGTGAAAAAGGACTGCTGTTTCCTAAAGTCAGAACAGTCATCAGGCAGGTTAATATTCCTGAAAACTTAGTATTGAAACTTTATCAAGTTATAAAAAATAAACAGCAAGATGATTTTGTTTTTTATGATACAAGTTTAAGTTGGTTTACTCAGGATAAACGAATCAGAATTGAATTTGCAATGCTTGTAAAACAGCTTAAATTCCCGAGGATAACATTTAATGAACTCAGGCATACTTACGCATACAGTGCTCTTCAAGACGGAATGTCTGTAGATTCTCTTCATAAGCAACTGGGGGATTATTTATTACAGGCAACTATGGACAAGTACGGTGATTTTATCAAAAATTAA
- a CDS encoding ATP-binding protein: MKKVFVKTQNVKAFISLINSLKEKPDGVSKMALVYGEPGLGKSRTALWLAAQNDAIYIRSTNLMTGRWFLEELVEQLDDIPRYWTSDLFKQAVNKLIEKPQMIIIDEIDYLAGDQKTIETIRDIHDKTNVPIIFVGMTLVEKKLQKYRHLYDRLSEIIQFKSFSAGDVKDIVTQLSEVEITESATTAIHSQANRFRQIVRVINKVEAVAKTNNIQVIDENIMKEILKNDSRQNFKNNEGIKHILAG; the protein is encoded by the coding sequence ATGAAAAAAGTTTTTGTTAAAACGCAGAATGTAAAAGCATTTATCTCTTTGATTAATTCACTAAAGGAAAAACCTGACGGAGTTTCAAAGATGGCTCTGGTTTATGGAGAGCCGGGACTTGGAAAATCACGCACAGCACTTTGGCTTGCAGCTCAAAATGATGCAATTTACATACGAAGTACAAATCTTATGACAGGCAGATGGTTTTTAGAAGAACTTGTCGAGCAGCTTGATGATATTCCTCGATACTGGACTTCGGATTTATTCAAACAGGCAGTGAACAAGCTGATTGAAAAACCGCAGATGATAATAATTGACGAGATTGACTATCTAGCAGGGGATCAAAAGACAATAGAAACGATAAGGGACATTCATGATAAAACGAATGTCCCTATTATTTTTGTAGGAATGACTCTCGTGGAGAAAAAACTTCAGAAGTATAGACACCTCTATGACAGGTTATCAGAAATTATTCAGTTCAAATCATTCTCTGCCGGTGATGTGAAAGATATTGTCACTCAACTTTCCGAAGTCGAGATAACTGAATCTGCTACAACAGCAATTCATTCACAGGCAAACAGATTCAGACAAATTGTCAGAGTAATAAATAAGGTAGAAGCAGTCGCCAAGACTAATAACATTCAAGTAATAGATGAAAATATAATGAAGGAGATACTAAAGAATGATTCAAGACAGAATTTTAAAAATAATGAAGGGATTAAACACATTCTCGCAGGATGA
- a CDS encoding transposase family protein, which produces MNEKSVVANLNSEIWIDIKTLAEIKNVTSRGIRLALPKGKYVFRETMGQGGKSYEILLSSLDEKTQDIYKNTYYKEIIETVNQEPIFKIEKSVQTESGFIPETAKTIALARVDLVCDWQKFRNKQKPRQKGDKLFVDLYNSGEYLKNIFQIIGKTSRGSLQRWYKTYTEYESWEVLVPQYKYSSFNEYRTILTEEEIGIFLKLLLHPNQFCIGKAIKLTKHILEKRKIENGEDILLPQDVTFRRYADWFKRKNYDKWILMREGEKSLQDKVIPYIKRDISKIAPGQILVADGHVLNFLVINPFTGKPCRAVIVGFLDWKSGYFTGYEILLEENTQAIASALRMSIINLDMIPEIVYQDNGKAFKAKYFSKCSDFSEAGFSGIYTSLGIKPVYAKPYNAKAKVIERFFKEFQEEFEKLLPTYIGSSIKNKPAHLKRNEKFHKELYDKVNQGYTPTIEETIRLINTWLEYRHSQPCPNDRTRSIKEVFESREKQNIDVNKLDELMMAHEIKTINRNGIRFLNTDYNSDVLYGLRDRVMIRYSLFDLTKIKVYTTAGEFLCTAKRVTATHPMAYHMGDIKDMQDFKHKIQKKKKLVNRTLKTIKKYLPKEDIKFLETQIAEENISQQNIPVIEVKKEPIILQDRLKPVFMNNYEQYEWLMKYGCTSVDERKWLQNYKNSDEYKLIYADEE; this is translated from the coding sequence ATGAACGAAAAAAGTGTCGTAGCAAATTTAAATTCAGAAATATGGATCGACATAAAAACACTCGCAGAAATTAAAAACGTAACGTCAAGAGGAATCCGACTCGCACTTCCGAAAGGGAAATATGTTTTCAGAGAGACTATGGGGCAGGGCGGTAAAAGTTATGAGATTTTACTGTCATCCCTTGATGAAAAAACACAGGACATTTACAAAAATACTTACTACAAAGAAATTATTGAAACTGTTAATCAAGAACCAATCTTTAAGATTGAAAAATCTGTGCAAACTGAATCAGGATTTATTCCTGAGACAGCAAAAACAATTGCACTTGCACGAGTTGATTTAGTTTGCGATTGGCAAAAGTTCAGAAACAAACAAAAGCCAAGACAAAAAGGCGATAAACTATTTGTTGACCTGTATAACAGCGGTGAATATTTAAAAAATATTTTTCAAATAATAGGAAAAACTTCACGAGGCAGCTTGCAACGCTGGTACAAAACTTATACAGAGTATGAAAGCTGGGAAGTCCTTGTCCCGCAGTATAAATATTCAAGTTTTAATGAATATAGAACTATCCTGACTGAAGAAGAAATCGGAATCTTTTTAAAACTTCTGCTGCACCCGAATCAGTTCTGCATAGGCAAAGCAATAAAACTCACAAAACATATTCTTGAAAAAAGAAAAATTGAAAACGGTGAAGATATTTTGCTCCCGCAGGATGTCACATTCAGAAGATACGCAGATTGGTTTAAAAGAAAAAATTACGATAAATGGATTTTGATGCGTGAAGGTGAAAAATCGCTTCAGGACAAAGTGATTCCCTACATTAAAAGAGATATTTCAAAAATTGCTCCCGGTCAAATTTTAGTCGCAGACGGACATGTACTGAATTTTTTAGTGATAAATCCTTTCACGGGGAAACCATGCAGGGCAGTTATAGTCGGATTCCTCGATTGGAAAAGCGGTTACTTTACAGGATATGAAATTTTACTCGAAGAAAACACGCAAGCAATTGCTTCAGCTCTTCGAATGTCAATTATAAACTTGGATATGATTCCTGAAATAGTTTATCAGGACAACGGCAAAGCCTTTAAAGCAAAATACTTTTCTAAATGCAGTGACTTCAGTGAAGCAGGGTTCAGCGGGATATACACAAGCCTCGGAATCAAACCTGTGTACGCAAAACCATATAATGCAAAAGCAAAAGTTATCGAAAGATTTTTTAAAGAATTCCAAGAAGAATTTGAAAAACTTCTCCCGACTTACATCGGCTCATCAATAAAAAATAAACCTGCTCACCTGAAACGCAACGAAAAGTTTCATAAAGAACTATATGACAAAGTTAATCAAGGATACACTCCAACGATAGAAGAAACAATCAGGCTGATAAATACTTGGCTGGAGTACAGACATTCTCAACCATGTCCTAATGACAGAACCCGCAGCATAAAAGAAGTTTTTGAATCCAGAGAAAAACAAAACATCGATGTAAATAAACTTGATGAACTTATGATGGCACATGAAATTAAGACAATAAACCGAAACGGAATAAGGTTCTTAAATACTGATTACAATTCAGATGTCCTCTACGGTTTACGAGACAGGGTCATGATTCGCTACAGCTTATTTGACCTGACAAAAATCAAAGTTTACACAACCGCAGGAGAATTTCTATGCACAGCAAAACGAGTTACAGCAACACATCCGATGGCTTATCACATGGGAGACATTAAAGACATGCAAGATTTCAAACATAAAATACAAAAAAAGAAAAAACTTGTTAATCGGACATTAAAAACAATCAAAAAATACCTTCCGAAAGAAGATATCAAGTTTTTAGAGACTCAAATAGCAGAGGAAAATATCTCCCAGCAGAATATTCCGGTTATTGAAGTTAAAAAAGAGCCGATTATATTGCAGGACAGATTAAAACCTGTATTCATGAACAACTACGAGCAGTACGAATGGCTCATGAAATACGGATGCACCTCGGTTGACGAAAGAAAGTGGTTGCAGAATTACAAAAACAGTGACGAGTACAAATTAATTTACGCAGATGAAGAGTAA